The Daphnia pulex isolate KAP4 chromosome 3, ASM2113471v1 genome includes a region encoding these proteins:
- the LOC124190093 gene encoding protein sister of odd and bowel-like, which yields MALSCLAGTNPVLPVNSRTSCPVGGSAASGRSGGVVIKTEAGSVENMLETQCNGDPNNSSSVGGGQQSNPGTPSPNNSSNDGPVGGGRSGSALSAPSPVGGNLTMPLFSHHHHHQQQQQQQQQHQQQQAALAAAGLFRAASLAQSYPGGMVGQLGPHSHHLPSLMASLQAVASAGVGGVPLHHHHNQQRAAAAALGGLLPGVTLPFNFPSMSHQHQSALLNWSKLAQSAAAAAALGVDGLGSIIQQQQQQQQQQQQHHLLHQQQQQQQLSPDSSSNPVRKKSNNNRNNGTNNHNNATQLPLVTNGCYTGGLIVSHHTDHVLPSVVHQLTKNNSKTANNKTNNKPVKAAVARRNAKNSNTIRNQGLQDHHLLLGGGEDNHHHLNHHLNHHHHHLANTIIGSVGIKPSDLIITPDADPSMVSPVASSSPPSVNGSSGGSSSSSRSSIKSGINPVSGSGGQTVNNTSQLQSGQQTDSRSVSSVVDNVSLTSSSQQQQQRDKVFSCSICHRTFGYKHVLQNHERTHTGEKPFECKQCGKRFTRDHHLKTHMRLHTGEKPYNCTHCDRQFVQVANLRRHLRVHTGERPYACEHCTSRFSDSNQLKAHNLIHKGEKPFQCQICSGKFRRRHHLMHHKCQKDPAGSGGSHASRPIGLVAASRTSTKMIGLTKDLHHLVDDDLESEPPPTPSSCYASPPDEDDEDLEEEEDLVMPLMKQQQQLKAMSQQQQQQQTGNRGRKPRETRRVIRPSENVGAKSNGGVGPTTPQGPEQTEPEDLSTSSRMRHASTFSVGSTGGWSAAGSVSIDLNSDRDDDVEEEDEDDVVDGLLGEPHHHHDMDDEEDDMSDTADLIQHQRKKQRRNALDLVHARNTQVAK from the exons ATGGCTTTGTCGTGTTTAGCCGGCACCAATCCCGTTCTACCCGTCAACTCGAGAACTTCATGTCCCG TTGGTGGATCAGCGGCTTCCGGGCGCAGTGGTGGCGTCGTCATCAAGACGGAAGCGGGAAGCGTCGAGAATATGCTGGAAACGCAGTGTAACGGCGATCCCAACAACAGTTCGAGCGTAGGCGGCGGCCAGCAGTCCAATCCTGGAACGCCTTcgcccaacaacagcagcaacgacGGACCAGTCGGCGGTGGCCGATCCGGCAGCGCTTTATCGGCTCCATCGCCCGTCGGCGGCAATTTGACTATGCCGCTCTTTtctcaccaccaccatcaccagcaacaacagcagcagcagcaacagcatcaacagcagcaagctGCTCTGGCAGCCGCCGGTCTCTTCCGGGCCGCCAGTTTGGCTCAATCGTATCCGGGTGGAATGGTCGGGCAACTCGGTCCGCATTCGCACCACTTGCCGAGTTTGATGGCCAGCCTGCAAGCCGTGGCCTCGGCCGGAGTTGGCGGAGTGCCGCTCCATCACCACCACAATCAGCAACGGGCAGCTGCAGCCGCCCTGGGTGGACTCCTGCCCGGCGTGACGCTGCCGTTCAACTTTCCGTCCATGTCGCATCAGCATCAGAGCGCGTTGCTCAATTGGTCAAAATTGGCGCAAagtgcggcggcggcggcggcgctcGGAGTCGACGGACTCGGTTCCAtcatccagcaacaacaacagcagcagcagcaacaacaacaacatcatcttcttcatcagcagcagcagcaacagcaactgtCGCCCGATTCGTCGTCCAATCCGGTGCGGAagaagagcaacaacaacaggaatAACGgaaccaacaaccacaacaacgcGACGCAGCTCCCGCTGGTGACGAACGGCTGCTACACGGGCGGATTGATCGTTTCGCATCACACCGATCACGTCCTACCGTCGGTTGTCCACCAGCTGACCAAGAACAACTCGAAAACGGCCAACAACAAGACCAACAACAAACCGGTCAAGGCGGCCGTGGCCCGTCGCAACGCCAAAAACAGCAACACGATCCGCAACCAGGGTCTGCAGGATCACCATTTGCTGCTGGGCGGTGGCGAggacaaccaccaccacctcaaCCACCACCTcaatcaccaccaccaccacctggcCAACACCATCATCGGCAGCGTCGGCATCAAGCCCAGCGATTTGATCATCACGCCGGATGCCGATCCTTCGATGGTGAGTCCCGTTGCCAGCAGTTCTCCTCCGTCGGTGAACGGTTCGAGCGGTgggagcagcagtagcagccgCAGCTCAATCAAGTCGGGAATCAACCCGGTCTCCGGCTCTGGCGGTCAGACGGTGAACAACACGAGCCAGTTGCAGTCGGGCCAGCAGACGGACAGCCGCAGTGTCTCGTCTGTGGTGGACAACGTGTCGctgacgtcgtcgtcgcagcagcagcagcagcgggacaAGGTGTTTAGCTGCTCCATCTGCCACCGGACGTTCGGCTACAAGCACGTCCTGCAGAATCACGAGCGGACCCACACGGGCGAGAAGCCGTTCGAGTGCAAGCAGTGCGGCAAGAGATTCACGCGCGACCACCACCTCAAGACGCACATGCGCTTGCACACGGGCGAGAAGCCGTACAACTGCACGCACTGCGACCGCCAGTTTGTCCAGGTGGCCAACTTGAGGCGCCACTTGCGGGTGCACACGGGTGAGCGGCCCTACGCCTGCGAGCACTGCACGTCCAGGTTCTCCGACTCGAACCAGCTCAAGGCCCACAATCTCATCCACAAGGGCGAGAAGCCGTTCCAGTGCCAAATCTGCTCCGGCAAATTCCGCAGGAGGCACCACCTCATGCACCACAAGTGCCAAAAAGATCCGGCCGGATCGGGCGGCAGCCACGCCAGTAGGCCCATTGGACTGGTGGCTGCCAGCCGGACCAGCACCAAAATGATTGGGCTGACCAAAGATCTCCACCATCTGGTCGATGACGATCTGGAGAGCGAGCCGCCACCAACTCCGTCCAGTTGCTACGCCAGTCCACCGGATGAGGACGACGAAGAtttggaggaggaagaagatttGGTCATGCCGTtgatgaaacaacaacaacagttgaaAGCCAtgagtcagcagcagcaacagcagcagacgggCAACCGAGGACGGAAACCGCGGGAGACGAGACGGGTCATCCGGCCGTCTGAGAATGTCGGCGCAAAGAGCAACGGCGGAGTCGGGCCGACCACTCCGCAAGGTCCCGAGCAGACGGAACCGGAGGATTTGTCGACGTCGTCGCGAATGCGCCACGCCTCGACGTTCAGCGTCGGATCGACGGGCGGATGGAGCGCCGCCGGATCGGTTTCCATCGATTTGAATTCGGATCGCGACGACGACGTGGAAGAGGAGGACGAAGACGACGTGGTCGACGGGCTCCTGGGTGAacctcaccaccaccacgacatGGACGACGAAGAGGACGACATGTCGGACACGGCCGATCTCATCCAGCATCAGCGCAAGAAGCAGCGCCGCAACGCCCTCGATCTCGTCCACGCCCGCAACACTCAGGTggcaaagtaa
- the LOC124190230 gene encoding uncharacterized protein LOC124190230, with protein MMTWVETAVHFVEMSANDQMLAVRLISCRNTSELANQLVESVMGVLLSCSRCMQFIELVLSHVSLQENFLNWRLGVHAFMVSWSELELFTLLLFGVQWFCSPLPVERCSEMEFVQTCSSTSHLNVTFVYVGVHAVLNGWVK; from the exons atgatgacgtgggtcgaaactgctgtccattttgtcgaaatgtcggCAAATGACCAAATGTTagctgtacgtctcatctcgtgcagaaacacttcagagctAGCAAA ccagctggtggaAAGTGTGATGGGAGTCCTGTTGAGCTGCAGCCgctgcatgcagtttatcgagCTGGTGTTATCCCACGTGTCACTGCAGGAAAActtcttgaattg gagACTAGGAGTTCATGCCTTCATGGTCAGTTGGAGCGAGTTGGAGCTGTTTacgttgttgctgtttggtgtccagtggttttgcagtcccttaccagttgagagatgctcTGAAATGGAGtttgtgcagacttgcagttcaacatcacaCTTAAATGTAACATTTGtctatgttggtgtccatgcagtgTTGAACGGTTGGGTAAAATAG